A region of Brevundimonas sp. NIBR10 DNA encodes the following proteins:
- a CDS encoding acyl-CoA dehydrogenase: protein MQFAFDEDQLAMTDAARVMLVETCTPADLRHLLERNEAWDEARWNAIRDMGLVAMLAPEDAGGLELAPVDLVGIAEAAGYVGLPEPLVEQAGIVVPLLASLADDRGWIERVIRGEVVAVGHPANPFVADADTAGAFILPHGAELHLVEREQVSLTLRHSVDTFRRLFTVDWSPSPETMVGSDWGQTADRGALFTAAQLIGLGQRAIDLAVAYAKDRTQFGKPIGSYQAVKHLIASAQVKIEFARPVVHAAAAELPLDTFASRARVAHAKIAAGDAADLATRTAVQVYGAMGMTREADVHFFLKRTLALRYAWGTAFDHRATVIERLNTRPTGPDMTFASRVPA, encoded by the coding sequence ATGCAGTTCGCCTTCGACGAAGATCAGCTCGCCATGACCGACGCCGCGCGGGTCATGCTGGTCGAGACCTGCACCCCCGCCGACCTGCGCCATCTTCTGGAGCGGAACGAAGCCTGGGATGAGGCGCGTTGGAACGCTATCCGGGACATGGGATTGGTAGCGATGCTCGCCCCCGAGGACGCTGGCGGTCTCGAGCTCGCACCGGTCGACTTGGTCGGCATTGCAGAGGCTGCGGGCTATGTAGGCCTGCCCGAGCCTCTGGTCGAACAAGCCGGGATTGTCGTCCCGTTGCTGGCTTCGCTTGCCGACGATCGCGGCTGGATCGAGCGTGTGATCAGGGGCGAGGTCGTCGCCGTCGGCCATCCGGCAAATCCGTTCGTCGCCGACGCGGATACGGCCGGTGCCTTCATCCTCCCTCATGGCGCGGAGCTCCATCTGGTAGAACGAGAACAGGTTTCACTGACGCTCCGGCATAGTGTCGATACCTTCCGTCGGCTGTTCACTGTCGATTGGAGCCCGTCGCCAGAAACCATGGTCGGGTCCGACTGGGGTCAGACCGCCGATCGCGGCGCTCTGTTCACCGCAGCCCAGTTAATCGGTCTTGGCCAGCGCGCCATCGACCTCGCCGTCGCCTACGCCAAGGACCGGACTCAGTTCGGAAAGCCGATCGGCAGCTACCAGGCGGTCAAACATCTGATCGCCTCGGCCCAGGTCAAGATCGAGTTCGCCCGCCCCGTCGTTCACGCCGCTGCTGCCGAGCTCCCCCTCGACACTTTCGCCTCCCGCGCCCGCGTCGCCCATGCCAAGATCGCCGCCGGCGACGCGGCCGATCTCGCCACCCGAACGGCGGTCCAGGTCTATGGCGCCATGGGAATGACCCGCGAAGCCGACGTCCATTTCTTCCTCAAGCGTACCCTGGCGTTACGCTATGCCTGGGGTACGGCCTTCGATCATCGGGCGACCGTGATCGAGCGTTTGAACACCCGGCCGACAGGACCCGATATGACCTTTGCCAGTCGGGTGCCAGCGTGA